The DNA window AGCGCGCCCGCCCGGCCCGGCCCGGGGCAGCCGGTATCGGCGGCAGCACGACGGCCGGACGACCGCGATGGCATCACCGGCAACGCGACAGCCGAACGGCCGGGATGGCATCACCGGCAACGCGACAGCCGGACGACCGCGATGGCATCACCGGCAGCGCGACGGCCGAACGACCGGGGTGGCATCGGCGGCAGGCGGGCGGACGGCCGGGTTCAGAGGGGCAGGAGCCGGACCCGGCCGAGGCCGAGCAGGGCGAGCGGGTCGAGGTAGTCGCCGCCGCGGCGCAGGCCCCAATGCAGGCAGACCGGCTCGGGGCAGCCAGGGTGACCGATTTCGATCGTGCCGAGCGGATCACCGGCCGCGACCCGGTCGCCGGCTGAGACGGTAGCGGTGACCGGCTCGTAGGTGGTGCGCAGGCCGCCCGCGTGCGCCACGCTGACCACCCCGCGCCCGGCCACCCGGCCCGCGAAGACGACCACGCCGGGGCCTGCTGAGCGGATCGTGGCGCCCGGCGACGCTCCGAGATCGACGCCGCGGTGGCCGGGGAGCCAGCGCTCCGGCGGCGGGTCGAAGCGCCGCAGCACGCTCGGCGGCGCCAGCGGCCACCGATAGGCGGCCGCTCGCAGGCGAGCCACCGGGCCGAGGCCGACGGCCGGACGCCGACCCGCGACCGGATGCACAAGGCCGACCGGATGCACCAGGACGACCGGATCAGGCACGGCGGCCCGATGCGCTGAGGCGACCGGATGCGACGAGACGATCTGACGCGACGAGACGACCGGATCAGGCGAGGCGGCCGGACGCTCGGGAGCGACCGCACGCGCCGGCCCGAGCGGCAGCATCAGCAGAACAGCGAGGAGAAGCGCCATGCCGGCCAGCGTGCCCGGCTGCCACCCCGCCCGCGACCGGCCCTGTGGACGGGCCGGCGCTGTGGAAAACCGCTATCCGCCGAAACCGGCGTCGTCCGGCAGCGAGATGTCCGGCTTCTCCAGCTCCTCGACGTTCACGTCCTTGAACGTCATCACCCGCACGTTCTTCACGAAACGGGCCGGACGGTACATGTCCCAGACCCAGGCGTCGTGCATCTCGACCTCGAAATACACCTCGCCGTCGGAGTTGCGCACGTGCAGGTCGACCTGGTTGGCCAGGTAGAACCGGCGCTCGGTCTCCACCACGTAGGAGAACTGGCGGACGATGTCGCGGTACTCCCGGTAGAGCTGCAGCTCCATCTCGGTCTCGTACTTCTCGAGATCCTCTGCGCTCATCGTTTCTCGCCCTCCATGGCCCTTATCTTCCCCCACCGACGCCGGTGGCTGAGGCTTGTCCGCCCGACGCCACGCCGACGGTACCCTCAGCCGCTTCCGGAAGCAGCAGCGGCTCGGTAACGGCTGCGTCGAAATTGGCGGCCGTGCTCGCGTCAGCGGTGTCGAAGAGCGTCGCCGCGGCCGGTCCGGCGGGACGGCGCGCGCGGGGCGGCCGGTTGCCGCGCCCGGATGCGGCGGCCACATTGACGTACGAGAACCGGTGCTCCGCGCACGGCCCGTGCTCGCGCAGCGCGGCGGTGTGGTCGTCGGTGATGTAGCCCTTGTGCACGGCGAAACCGTACGCCGGGTACCTGTCGTGCAGCTCCACCATCAGGCGGTCCCGGGTGACCTTGGCGAGCACGCTGGCCGCCGCGACGCAGGCGGCGACCCGGTCGCCTTTCCACACCGCGAGGCCCGGCCCGCCGAGGCCGTCCACCGGGAAGCCGTCGGTCAGAACGTAATCCGGGCGGACCGTCAGCGACGCGAGCGCGCGGCGCATCGCGGCCAGGTTGCAGACGTGCAGCCCACGCGCGTCGACCTCGGTCGGCGGGATGATCATCACGGACCAGGCGAGCGCGCGCGCCACCACCTGGTCGTAGACCCTCTCCCGGGCGGCGGCGGTGAGCAGTTTCGAATCGGCCAGCTCGGGGATCTCGCCACGCTTGCCCTCGGGCAGGATCGCGGCGGCCGCCACGAGCGGACCGGCGCAGGCGCCCCGGCCGGCCTCGTCGGCGCCGGCCACGTGCCGGAAGCCGCGGCGCTGCAGCGCCTGCTCGAGCGCGTAGAGCCCGGCCTCACGCCGGATCACCGTGCGCGGAGGAGCCAGCATCAAGAATCCTTCCCGGCGGCGTCACCAGCGACATCAGCGGCAGCGCCCGAAGCGCCGGCGGCGCCCGAAGCGGCAGCGCGCACGAGGCCGGCCAGGCCGACCGGGAAGATCTGCTCGCTGCTCGCCTCGATCTCGGCAGTCGACCACCAGCGGTGCTCGGTGATGGTGAGCTGCTCGGTCACGTCCATCCCGGCCGTGTCGACCTGCCACTCGGCCACCCGCAGGACGAAGAACTCCTGATCCTGCCGGTACTGACTGCCGTCGAACTCGAACTCGGTGACCTCGCTCCAGACCGGCTCGCCGAGGTCGCCGGCCGCCGCGCGCAACCCGGTCTCCTCGAAGAGCTCGCGGGCCGCCGCCTCAGCGACCGTCTCGCCGGGCTCCAGGCCCCCACCGGGAGTGAACCACCAGTGCAGGCCGGGACGGGCCGGGTCGCCGCCGTGCAGCAGCAGAACACGCCCCGCCCGGTCGAGCAGCAGGACGCGCCCGGCACGGCGGTCGATCACGGTCACGGAACCAAGCCTATTGCGCTCCGGGGCACCTCGGCGAATCGGTCACTTGCCGGCGGCGTTCGG is part of the Actinoplanes missouriensis 431 genome and encodes:
- a CDS encoding murein hydrolase activator EnvC family protein, producing MALLLAVLLMLPLGPARAVAPERPAASPDPVVSSRQIVSSHPVASAHRAAVPDPVVLVHPVGLVHPVAGRRPAVGLGPVARLRAAAYRWPLAPPSVLRRFDPPPERWLPGHRGVDLGASPGATIRSAGPGVVVFAGRVAGRGVVSVAHAGGLRTTYEPVTATVSAGDRVAAGDPLGTIEIGHPGCPEPVCLHWGLRRGGDYLDPLALLGLGRVRLLPL
- a CDS encoding DUF2469 domain-containing protein, translating into MSAEDLEKYETEMELQLYREYRDIVRQFSYVVETERRFYLANQVDLHVRNSDGEVYFEVEMHDAWVWDMYRPARFVKNVRVMTFKDVNVEELEKPDISLPDDAGFGG
- a CDS encoding ribonuclease HII, which codes for MLAPPRTVIRREAGLYALEQALQRRGFRHVAGADEAGRGACAGPLVAAAAILPEGKRGEIPELADSKLLTAAARERVYDQVVARALAWSVMIIPPTEVDARGLHVCNLAAMRRALASLTVRPDYVLTDGFPVDGLGGPGLAVWKGDRVAACVAAASVLAKVTRDRLMVELHDRYPAYGFAVHKGYITDDHTAALREHGPCAEHRFSYVNVAAASGRGNRPPRARRPAGPAAATLFDTADASTAANFDAAVTEPLLLPEAAEGTVGVASGGQASATGVGGGR
- a CDS encoding NUDIX hydrolase; the encoded protein is MTVIDRRAGRVLLLDRAGRVLLLHGGDPARPGLHWWFTPGGGLEPGETVAEAAARELFEETGLRAAAGDLGEPVWSEVTEFEFDGSQYRQDQEFFVLRVAEWQVDTAGMDVTEQLTITEHRWWSTAEIEASSEQIFPVGLAGLVRAAASGAAGASGAAADVAGDAAGKDS